The Benincasa hispida cultivar B227 chromosome 9, ASM972705v1, whole genome shotgun sequence genome has a segment encoding these proteins:
- the LOC120086780 gene encoding gamma aminobutyrate transaminase 2-like — protein MGFNKLFRTIIKPKIGSSAKDVAAFKTSCERLIQVQLLSQPYGTAASLQKDDNSTTDTGNGQSFKGHGMLAPFTPGWQIADVNPLVIEKSEGSYVYDINGKKYLDSLAGLWSTSLGGSEPRLVAAATKQLNTLPFYHSFWNRTTKPSLELAKEILEIFTARKMGKVFFSNSGSEANDSQVKLVWYYNNALGRPKKKKIISRLKGYHGSTLVAASLTGIPALHQKFDLPVPFVLHTDCPHYWRYHLPGETEEEFSSRLANNLESLILKEGPETIAAFIAEPVIGSGGVILPPATYFEKIQAVLKKYDVLFIADEVICGFGRLGTMFGCDKYNIKPDLVSIAKALSSAYIPIGGVLVSPEISDVIHSQSNKLGNFAHGFTYSGHPVACAVAIETLKIYKERNILERVNELSPRFQDGIKAYIDSPIIGEIRGTGLISGTEFTDNKSPDNPFPPEWGVAAYFGEMCEKYGMLVRVSGDTITMSPPFCITPQEIDEIISIYGKALKDTEARVKELKSQHK, from the exons ATGGGGTTCAACAAACTGTTTCGTACGATTATCAAACCCAAG ATTGGTTCATCTGCAAAAGATGTTGCTGCTTTTAAAACTTCTTGTGAGCGGCTCATTCAGGTTCAGTTACTTTCCCAGCCGTATGGTACGGCAGCATCATTGCAAAAGGATGATAATTCAACTACTGATACAGGAAATGGTCAAAG TTTCAAAGGCCATGGTATGCTTGCTCCTTTCACTCCTGGTTGGCAGATTGCTGATGTGAATCCCTTGGTCATAGAAAAATCTGAG GGTTCCTATGTTTACGACATTAACGGGAAGAAATATCTCGACTCCCTTGCTGGTTTATGGTCCACATCCTTGG GGGGAAGTGAGCCTCGACTTGTTGCTGCTGCAACCAAACAACTCAATACACTGCCATTTTATCATTCCTTTTGGAATCGCACAACGAAACCTTCTCTG GAGCTAGCAAAAGAAATACTTGAAATTTTTACAGCAAGGAAGATGGGGAAGGTGTTCTTTTCAAATAGTGGATCAGAAGCGAATGATTCTCAG GTAAAACTGGTTTGGTATTATAATAATGCACTGGGGCgaccaaagaagaagaaaatcatcTCTCGTTTGAAAGG GTACCATGGTTCCACACTTGTAGCGGCCAGTCTTACCGG tattCCAGCTTTGCATCAAAAATTTGATCTTCCTGTTCCATTTGTCCTGCACACAGATTGTCCTCACTACTGGCGCTATCATCTTCCCG GTGAAACCGAGGAAGAGTTTTCGTCGAGATTAGCAAACAATTTAGAGAGTCTTATTCTAAAGGAAGGACCTGAGACT ATTGCTGCCTTTATTGCCGAACCCGTCATAGGATCAGGTGGTGTGATACTTCCTCCTgcaacttattttgaaaaa ATCCAAGCTGTGCTGAAGAAATATGATGTTCTTTTCATTGCAGATGAG GTTATTTGTGGTTTTGGAAGGCTTGGGACGATGTTCGGTTGTGATAAATACAATATTAAGCCAGACTTGGTATCAATTGCTAAG GCTCTTTCTTCTGCATATATTCCTATTGGTGGTGTCCTTGTCAGCCCTGAAATTTCAGATGTCATACACTCTCAAAGCAATAAGCTTG GTAATTTTGCCCACGGATTTACATATTCTGGGCATCCCGTTGCATGTGCTGTGGCAATTGAAACATTGAAGATATACAA GGAGAGAAATATTCTTGAGCGAGTAAATGAGCTTTCTCCAAGGTTTCAAGATGGTATAAAAGCCTACATTGACAGCCCCATCATAGGAGAG ATAAGGGGGACGGGATTGATTTCAGGCACAGAATTCACAGATAACAAATCACCCGACAATCCATTTCCTCCTGAATGGG GGGTAGCTGCATATTTTGGTGAAATGTGTGAGAAGTACGGAATGTTAGTACGCGTTTCTGGGGATACTATAACCATGAGTCCTCCCTTCTGTATcacacctcaagaaattgacGAG ATTATAAGCATCTATGGGAAAGCATTGAAGGACACAGAAGCGAGGGTGAAGGAACTCAAATCTCAACACAAGTAG
- the LOC120086781 gene encoding 60S ribosomal protein L27-3-like, whose amino-acid sequence MVKFIKPNKAVIVLQGRFAGRKAVIVRNFDEGTRDRPYGYCLVAGMKKYPSKVIRKDSTKKTAKKSRVKAFIKLVNYQHLMPTRYTLDVDLKDVVNVDCLQSKGSKVAASKEIKKRFEDRFKTGKNRWFFTKLRF is encoded by the coding sequence ATGGTGAAATTTATCAAGCCGAACAAGGCTGTTATTGTTCTTCAAGGCCGATTTGCCGGCCGGAAGGCTGTGATCGTCCGAAACTTTGATGAAGGAACCCGTGACCGGCCCTACGGCTATTGTTTGGTTGCAGGGATGAAAAAGTACCCGAGCAAAGTCATTCGCAAAGATTCCACGAAGAAGACGGCGAAGAAATCGAGAGTGAAGGCCTTCATCAAGCTTGTGAACTACCAGCACCTAATGCCGACGAGGTACACGCTCGACGTCGACCTCAAGGACGTCGTAAATGTGGATTGCTTACAGTCGAAGGGCTCGAAGGTTGCGGCGTCGAAGGAGATCAAAAAGAGGTTTGAGGACAGGTTTAAGACTGGGAAGAACAGGTGGTTTTTTACCAAGCTTAGGTTCTGA